A section of the Sphingomonas ginsenosidivorax genome encodes:
- a CDS encoding OmpA family protein, whose translation MRKLAVVLALASTALATPALARDKSWYVGVEGGAMIVEDIDYDIGALKNAGTVDHDYGYDVDGVMGYDFGGFRVETEVGYRKATVDGYSSTTTTPAFTTAGVRGNRPAGDYNYAGGHTSALSFMLNGLLDFGPDDGIQGFVGGGVGVARVKANYGLTTGGDFMNDSDTVFAYQGLAGVRAPLTDHVDATLKYRFFNADNVKLVDVSNRSFNGRYRSHSILGGLTYNFGSPTPPPEPVAPPPPPPEPVAPPPPPEVVCSPGPFIVFFEWDKSDITPEAASILDNAVTQYQSCGNAQVMLAGHADKSGAASYNVGLSQRRADGVKAYLSSHAIPDSVISTEAFGESRPRVDTADGVREVQNRRVEVTYGPGSGQ comes from the coding sequence ATGCGGAAGCTTGCCGTCGTTCTGGCACTCGCCTCCACCGCACTCGCCACTCCCGCCCTCGCCCGCGACAAGTCGTGGTACGTTGGCGTCGAAGGCGGTGCGATGATCGTTGAAGACATCGATTACGACATCGGTGCACTGAAGAATGCTGGCACTGTCGATCATGACTATGGTTATGACGTCGATGGTGTGATGGGCTATGATTTCGGCGGGTTCCGCGTCGAAACCGAAGTCGGTTACCGCAAGGCGACCGTCGACGGCTACTCGTCGACCACGACGACCCCGGCGTTCACGACTGCCGGCGTTCGCGGCAACCGTCCTGCTGGCGATTACAACTACGCAGGCGGCCACACCTCGGCACTCAGCTTCATGCTGAACGGCCTGCTCGACTTCGGTCCGGATGATGGCATCCAGGGCTTCGTCGGCGGCGGTGTCGGCGTTGCCCGCGTCAAGGCCAACTACGGCCTGACCACCGGCGGCGACTTCATGAACGACTCGGACACCGTGTTCGCGTACCAGGGTCTCGCAGGCGTCCGCGCTCCGCTGACCGACCATGTCGACGCAACGCTGAAGTATCGCTTCTTCAACGCCGACAACGTCAAGCTGGTCGACGTGTCGAACCGTTCGTTCAACGGTCGCTATCGTTCGCACAGCATCCTGGGTGGCCTGACCTACAACTTCGGTTCGCCGACGCCGCCGCCGGAGCCCGTTGCTCCGCCGCCGCCGCCGCCCGAGCCCGTCGCTCCGCCGCCCCCGCCCGAGGTCGTTTGCTCGCCTGGTCCGTTCATCGTGTTCTTCGAATGGGACAAGTCGGACATCACGCCTGAGGCAGCGTCGATCCTCGACAACGCCGTCACGCAGTACCAGTCGTGCGGCAACGCACAGGTCATGCTGGCCGGTCACGCCGACAAGTCGGGTGCCGCTTCGTACAACGTCGGTCTGTCGCAGCGTCGCGCTGACGGCGTGAAGGCTTACCTGTCGTCGCACGCCATCCCTGACTCGGTCATCTCGACCGAAGCGTTCGGTGAGAGCCGTCCGCGCGTCGACACCGCAGACGGTGTCCGCGAAGTCCAGAACCGTCGCGTGGAAGTCACGTACGGTCCGGGTTCGGGCCAGTAA
- a CDS encoding DUF2793 domain-containing protein: MSETSARLGLPLLQPGQAQKELTHNEALTLLDLAVQAGVVAVGVNVPPASPVVGQAWVVGNAPTGVWSGHAQALAGWTEGGWRFVAAREGMAVWSIAGARETRFVDGAWRVGMLTGSGVTIDGIRVVGPQHAAIAGPISGSVVDAEARAVIGAMLAALRAHGLIAS; the protein is encoded by the coding sequence ATGAGCGAGACGAGTGCGCGGCTGGGATTGCCGCTGCTGCAGCCGGGGCAGGCGCAAAAGGAGCTGACGCACAACGAGGCGCTGACGCTGCTCGACCTGGCAGTGCAGGCGGGGGTGGTCGCGGTCGGCGTCAACGTGCCGCCGGCGTCGCCCGTCGTGGGGCAGGCCTGGGTGGTGGGGAACGCGCCGACCGGGGTCTGGAGCGGCCATGCGCAGGCGCTCGCGGGTTGGACCGAGGGCGGGTGGCGCTTCGTCGCGGCGCGCGAGGGGATGGCGGTGTGGAGCATCGCCGGCGCCCGGGAAACCCGCTTCGTCGATGGCGCGTGGCGAGTCGGGATGCTGACCGGCAGCGGCGTGACGATCGACGGGATCCGCGTCGTCGGGCCGCAGCACGCCGCCATCGCCGGACCGATAAGCGGATCGGTCGTCGACGCCGAAGCGCGGGCGGTGATCGGTGCGATGCTGGCGGCGCTACGCGCGCATGGGTTGATCGCATCCTGA